From a region of the Mycobacterium sp. SMC-8 genome:
- a CDS encoding glycerate kinase, with product MRVLIALDSFKGSIDSVAAGVEIANGWSRRRPRDILEVLPTADGGEGSAAVIETANPGSQWFSTPVEGPDGTMVEGSWLLTPSGTAVVEVASACGLPQRGSASALTASTYGVGELLRHALDHPSVRRILVPLGGSAATDGGAGALEALGARLLNARGEAVPRGGAALTEVSQVAGGIVAPPPAGVTCLYDVASPLLGNNGAARQFGPQKGASPDEVVQLERGLSRWVQLLGGGADKPGTGAAGGTGYGLAQLWGAELRAGAPALGDIVGLPDAIDRADIIVCGEGRFDDQSFQGKAVGHILGLAAPTRRRVMLVAGSADQTALDRVQQHNRGGFSDAVCLADLAGGVQMAIADPVTWLNRAGEALAVAVEQGCGNGASR from the coding sequence ATGAGGGTGTTGATCGCCCTTGACAGTTTCAAAGGAAGCATTGATTCGGTGGCGGCGGGCGTAGAGATAGCCAACGGCTGGTCGCGCCGCCGGCCACGCGACATCCTCGAGGTCCTCCCGACCGCCGACGGCGGGGAAGGTTCTGCCGCAGTGATCGAAACTGCGAACCCTGGCTCGCAGTGGTTTTCGACGCCGGTCGAAGGTCCGGACGGCACCATGGTCGAGGGCTCCTGGCTGCTCACACCGTCCGGGACAGCGGTGGTGGAGGTGGCCTCGGCGTGTGGCCTCCCGCAGCGAGGGTCGGCCTCCGCGCTGACGGCCTCGACGTACGGGGTGGGTGAGTTGCTCCGACACGCGCTGGATCACCCGAGTGTGCGGCGAATCCTTGTGCCACTGGGTGGATCAGCGGCCACGGACGGTGGAGCTGGGGCGCTGGAAGCCCTCGGTGCGCGTCTCCTGAATGCCCGCGGTGAGGCGGTGCCGAGAGGCGGAGCGGCCCTGACAGAGGTCTCCCAAGTGGCCGGCGGCATCGTCGCCCCGCCGCCGGCAGGTGTGACGTGCCTGTACGACGTGGCCTCACCGCTGCTGGGAAACAACGGAGCGGCGCGACAATTCGGTCCGCAAAAGGGAGCATCGCCGGACGAGGTGGTGCAACTGGAACGCGGACTGTCCCGATGGGTCCAACTGCTCGGCGGTGGAGCCGACAAGCCCGGAACGGGGGCAGCCGGTGGCACGGGCTACGGACTAGCGCAGCTCTGGGGGGCAGAGCTGCGAGCCGGTGCGCCGGCCCTCGGGGATATCGTGGGTCTTCCGGATGCCATCGACAGAGCCGACATCATTGTCTGTGGCGAAGGTCGATTCGATGATCAATCGTTCCAAGGCAAAGCAGTAGGCCACATCCTCGGCCTAGCGGCTCCCACCCGTCGCCGGGTCATGCTTGTTGCCGGCTCGGCTGACCAAACAGCCCTCGACCGGGTGCAGCAGCACAATCGGGGCGGGTTCAGTGACGCTGTATGTCTGGCGGACCTCGCCGGCGGCGTGCAGATGGCCATTGCCGACCCGGTTACGTGGCTCAATCGGGCCGGCGAAGCATTGGCCGTCGCCGTCGAGCAGGGTTGCGGGAATGGAGCATCGAGGTGA